The nucleotide sequence TTGTTGTAGGGGTTCTGGGTTTTGACCCAGCGGGTGTCGCCTTGTTGCTGGCTATTTTTGCCCTGCAGGATAGTTTTGGTACAGCCTGTAATGTTACCGGTGACGGGGCAATTACTCTTATGCTGGAAGGACTCTTTAATAAGAATGGAGAACTGGCTGCCGCCGCTTCAGAAGTCAGCGCAAACACCGCTGCAGGAAGTGCAATTCATACTCCAAACTCCTGATCTGTAAAACAGAAGAGCGTGAAGAGCAGACTTCGCGCTCTTTTTTTGTCTTTAAAAATTGAGTTTCTCATGTGTCGGGTCGTTACGGATACTTTCATCCATCAATGAGCCTTAGTTTGCATAAAGCACAATGAATACTATTAATGGAGACCGGATAGTGAAAATAGTCGTTTATAACAGGGAGGCCGGGGATAAATGGGAAGCAGCGGTCAAACAGGCTTTTCCTGAAGCCGACGTTCGACAATGGCATGAAAATCAAGGGTCAGGGTGGCTGGCTGATTACGGTGTCATCTGGCAACCACCCATTGAATTTTTTACAGAACAAACGGCCCTGAAAGCTGTCTTTAATCAGGGGGCGGGTGTTGACCATCTGGTTAATATGGAAGGTCTGCCAGAAGGGCTTCCCATCTATAAGTTGCGTGGTGCTGGCATGGAAAAGCTGATGTCAGAATATGTTGCTTATGGGTTAATGCACTTTTACAGAAACTTCGATGTGTATCGTCAGCAGCAGTCAAAAAACGTCTGGAGGGGTTATAAGGTTGCTGACAAATCCCAGTGGTCAGTGGGTGTATTAGGACTGGGTACCATTGGTACGGCAGTTGCCGAACATATTGCCAGTATGGGCTTCCCGGTTAATGGTTGGAGCCGCAGTCATAAACAGTTCGAAGGGGTCAGAACGTTTACCGGCAAGGATGGTCTGAATGATTTGTTGAAACAGTCCAGAGTGCTGGTTTCTTTACT is from Endozoicomonas gorgoniicola and encodes:
- a CDS encoding 2-hydroxyacid dehydrogenase codes for the protein MNTINGDRIVKIVVYNREAGDKWEAAVKQAFPEADVRQWHENQGSGWLADYGVIWQPPIEFFTEQTALKAVFNQGAGVDHLVNMEGLPEGLPIYKLRGAGMEKLMSEYVAYGLMHFYRNFDVYRQQQSKNVWRGYKVADKSQWSVGVLGLGTIGTAVAEHIASMGFPVNGWSRSHKQFEGVRTFTGKDGLNDLLKQSRVLVSLLPATEATYRLLNEHSLALLPEDSVLINGGRGSVVDLDAVQNLLDKKHLRGAVLDVFEKEPLDENHPLWQYEQVIITPHISAPTPREKAMEQIASYIEQFELGVIPEPIDRSLGY